GACGCCGCGGTCATCGCGGGCGCGCAGGCGAGCTTCGTCGTCGCCGGGACCTGCAGCGCGGGCACGCTCAACATCCAGTGGCAGCGCAACACCGGCGCCGACGGGGCCTTCGTCGCGATCGCCTCGGCGACGACGCCGAGCTACGCGCTCACCAGCGCCATCGCCGACAACGGCGCGAAGTTCCGCGCGGCGCTGGACTGCGGCGGCGAGAGCGCGACCACCAGCGCGGCGGCCACGCTGAGCGTGACCAACCCCGTGGCCAGCGTGCTGTCGCCGGTGGCGGTGACCGGCCTGCGCTACCAGGCACCGATCACGTTCTCGCGGGGCATCGTCCGGGAGAGCTCGGGCAGCTACGCCTTCGTGTCGGGCAATGCGGTGCTCCGCCTGTCGGCGGATCTGCAGTCGATCACGCCGATCGCCGGCTCGGTCGCCGACACGTCGGGCACCACGGTGGACGGCCTGGGCGCCGCCGCGAAGTTCAACACCCCGTACGGCATCACGGTCGACGCCGCCGGCAACCTCTATGTCACCGAACGCTTCGGCTACGTGATCCGCCGCATCGCCACCGACGGTGCGGTGACGACGATCGCGGGCGCCGCGGGCCAGCTCGGCAGCGCCGACGGGACCGGCGCCGCGGCCCGGTTCTATCTGCCCAGCGCGATCGCGATCGGTCCGGACGGGGATCTGTACGTCGCGGACCGCAGCAATCATCTGGTCCGTCGGGTCACGACCGCCGGGGTCGTGAGCACCTATGCCGGCTCGGCGGGCCAGGCCGGTTACCTGGACGGCGCTGCCGGCGCGGCGAAGTTCTCCTACCCGTCCGGCCTCGCGGTCGGGAGCGACGGCACGGTCTATGTGTCCAGCGAGGACAGCCGCGTCCGCCGCATCCTGCGCAACGGCAGTGTCGCGGGGGCCGTCCAGACCCTGGCCGGCAGCGGCAGCGGGACGGTGTCGCCGACGATGGACGGCACGGGCACCGCGGCGATCATCGTGGCGCCGCAGCAGATGGCGATTGCCGGGACCACGCTGTACGTCCGTGACAGTGCCGGCCTGGTGCGCACGATAGACACCGCCACCGCCGTGGTCACGACGCTGGCGGGAACGGCCGGTGCGACCGTGCCCAGGGATGGGCCGAAGGGGGCCGCCACCATCGATTCGGCGTTCAACGGCGGCGGTCTGACGCCGACGGCGGACGGCGGGCTGATGCTCACGGAAACCAACCTGTTCCTGGGGGCCGTTCGCCGGATCGACGCGAGCGGCGTGGTCACCACGCTGGCCACCGCGCATCCGCTCGGCTTCAACGGCACGACGCCGGGTACCGGCGTGCTCGCGCAACTGCCGTTCGCCTGGTTCCCCGAGGACGCCATGATCGACGGGCTCAGTCACTTCAGCCGCGCGGTCGCCGTCGCGGGCGCGCCCGACGGCGGCCTGGTCGTCGGCTCGATCGCCTCGCTGCGCCGCATCGCACCGGGCGGTGCCGTCTCGCCCATCGCCGGGCTCTTTGGCTTCGGCACCTTCGACGGCATCGGCAGCGCCGCCGATGTGGTGAACGCGAGCCAGGCGATCGTGGTCGATCCGGCCGGGGTGATCTACTTCTCCGACGTGTCGACCATTCGCGCCGTCGACTCGACCCGCTCGGTGCGGACGATCGCGGGTACGCCGTCCGTCTTCGGCGATTCATCGGGGCAGGGGCAGGGCGCGGTGGACGGACCCGGCGCGACCGCGCGCTTCTCCAACGTGACAGGTCTTGCCCGTGCCGCGAATGGAGACCTGTTCGCGTCCGACTCGACGAACTGCGCCATCCGCCGCATCGACCCGGCCGGCAACGTCAGCACCTATGCCGGCGTGATGGGGGAGAAGGCCGCCACCGACGGCCCGCGGGCGACGGCGCGTTTCACGGGACCGCTCGACCTGTCGCTGTCGCCGGACGGCTCGCTGTGGCTGCTCGACGGCGGCAGGAACGAGACGCCCACGGTGCGCCGTGTCGCGCCGGACGGGACCGTCAGCTCGCTGCCCGCGAAAGTCCGGCGACTGACCGTCGACCCGGCGGGGAACATCTACGTGATCTCGGAAGGCGGCGACCTGGCGAGCCTGGATCCCGCCACCGGCGCGCTGACGGTGCTGGTCCCGCAAGGAACCCGACTCACCTTCGGCAGCGATCCGCGCGTCGGCGGCGACGCCGGCTGGGCGTTCAACGCGGTGGGGATCAAGCAACTGGTGCTGATGTCGGAGCACCAGCTGATCCGGGCGACGCTGCCGTGAGGGCTCGGTTCGATTGGCCCGTGCGTGTCGCCTTGATTGCCGGCTTGGCATCGGGTCTCGCGGTCGCCGCACAGCCGGTCGCATCGACTGCATCGGCTGTCTCGACCGAACTGCTCTGCAGCATGCGCACCAGCGGCACGACCGCGACCCTTCGCGTGGCGGCGGGCAGCGATCCGCTGGCGGCGTCGACGGTCAACGTGGGGGAAAGCTTCGAATTCCGTGCCGTCGCGTTGCGCGACGAGCCGGAGGCTGCGGCGATCGGCCGCGTCGTGGTCACGGTGCTGGGTCGCTTTGGCGCAGAGGGCGCTGCGGGCCGCGTCGTGCTCTCGCAGAGTCGATGGGCAACCACGGGCCAGGAAGTCGTCGCACAGCACGCGCGATGGCGACCGACCTTGTCGGGCTGGCAGCGCGCCTACCTGCCCGGGCTCGGACGGGAGCTGGCCTGGGGCTGCGCCCTGGTCCGACCGGGCGCGACGCCGGAAGGCTGGGATCTGGCCGACGCGACCGGCGACATCGCGATCCCCGCGATACAGCCTGCTCGCGTGGCCCGGCCGGCTCCCAGCGCGGCGGCAGTACAGATCGCGTGGATGGGCGATGTCATGCTGGCCGACGGGCCGGGCCGTGTGATCGCCCGCGGCCACGATCCCTTCGGCGCGGTCATGGGCGCGATGAAGGGCGCGGACCTGCGCATCGCCAACCTCGAGTGCGTCGTCGCCACCGGCGGCCGGCCGATCGACAAACCTTGGACCTTCCGTGCCCACCCGCGCGTGCTGGACGTGCTGCGACGCCATGTCGA
This genomic stretch from Mitsuaria sp. 7 harbors:
- a CDS encoding CapA family protein, whose product is MRVALIAGLASGLAVAAQPVASTASAVSTELLCSMRTSGTTATLRVAAGSDPLAASTVNVGESFEFRAVALRDEPEAAAIGRVVVTVLGRFGAEGAAGRVVLSQSRWATTGQEVVAQHARWRPTLSGWQRAYLPGLGRELAWGCALVRPGATPEGWDLADATGDIAIPAIQPARVARPAPSAAAVQIAWMGDVMLADGPGRVIARGHDPFGAVMGAMKGADLRIANLECVVATGGRPIDKPWTFRAHPRVLDVLRRHVDAVSLANNHSGDFGPEAFAQMLTRLDRAGLPHFGGGTDLRSAHRPVIIERQGLRIALLGYNEMFPRQFEAGPDSPGIAWADEEQIVADIDAARAQADVVIPFMHWGEEHSETSHARQRALARVMIRAGADAVVGTHPHVRQDTEVIDGKPVIYSLGNFVFDGFKDADNNTGSILWMTVTADGVKDWHLQEVHIDAAGRPHAGRVAAAP